A single genomic interval of Rhodopseudomonas palustris harbors:
- a CDS encoding ribulose-bisphosphate carboxylase, translating into MDQSNRYANLNLKESELIAGGRHVLCAYIMKPKAGFGNFIQTAAHFAAESSTGTNVEVSTTDDFTRGVDALVYEIDEAKGLMKIAYPIELFDRNVIDGRAMIASFLTLTIGNNQGMGDVEYAKMYDFYVPPAYLKLFDGPSTTIRDLWRVLGRPVVNGGFIVGTIIKPKLGLRPQPFANACYDFWLGGDFIKNDEPQGNQVFAPFKDTVRAVADAMRRAQDKTGEAKLFSFNITADDHYEMLARGEFILETFADNADHIAFLVDGYVAGPAAVTTARRAFPKQYLHYHRAGHGAVTSPQSKRGYTAFVLSKMARLQGASGIHTGTMGFGKMEGEAADRAIAYMITEDSADGPYFHQEWLGLNPTTPIISGGMNALRMPGFFDNLGHSNLIMTAGGGAFGHVDGGAAGAKSLRQAEQCWKQGADPVEFAKDHREFARAFESFPQDADKLYPNWRAKLKPQAA; encoded by the coding sequence ATGGACCAGTCGAACCGCTACGCCAACCTCAACCTCAAAGAGAGCGAGCTGATCGCGGGCGGACGGCACGTGCTGTGCGCCTACATCATGAAGCCGAAGGCCGGCTTCGGTAACTTCATCCAGACCGCCGCGCACTTCGCCGCCGAATCCTCGACCGGCACCAACGTCGAAGTCTCCACCACCGACGACTTCACCCGCGGCGTCGACGCGCTGGTGTACGAGATCGACGAGGCCAAGGGCCTGATGAAGATCGCGTACCCGATCGAGCTGTTCGATCGCAACGTGATCGACGGCCGTGCCATGATCGCCTCGTTCCTGACCCTGACGATCGGCAACAACCAGGGCATGGGCGACGTCGAATACGCCAAGATGTACGACTTCTATGTCCCGCCGGCTTACTTGAAGCTGTTCGACGGCCCGTCGACGACGATTCGGGATCTGTGGCGCGTGCTCGGCCGCCCGGTGGTCAACGGCGGCTTTATCGTCGGCACCATCATCAAGCCGAAGCTCGGCCTGCGCCCGCAGCCGTTCGCCAATGCCTGCTACGATTTCTGGCTGGGCGGCGACTTCATCAAGAACGACGAGCCGCAGGGCAACCAGGTGTTCGCGCCGTTCAAGGACACGGTGCGGGCCGTCGCCGACGCGATGCGCCGTGCGCAGGACAAGACCGGCGAAGCCAAGCTGTTCTCGTTCAACATCACCGCCGACGATCACTACGAGATGCTGGCGCGCGGTGAATTCATCCTCGAGACCTTCGCCGACAACGCCGACCACATCGCGTTCCTGGTCGACGGCTACGTTGCCGGCCCGGCTGCGGTCACCACCGCCCGCCGTGCGTTCCCGAAGCAGTACCTGCACTACCATCGCGCCGGCCACGGTGCGGTGACCTCGCCGCAGTCCAAGCGCGGCTACACCGCCTTCGTGCTGTCGAAGATGGCGCGTCTGCAGGGCGCCTCGGGCATCCACACCGGCACCATGGGCTTCGGCAAGATGGAAGGCGAAGCCGCCGACCGCGCGATCGCCTACATGATCACCGAGGATTCGGCCGACGGTCCGTACTTCCACCAGGAGTGGCTCGGCCTCAACCCGACCACGCCGATCATCTCCGGCGGCATGAACGCGCTGCGGATGCCGGGCTTCTTCGACAACCTCGGCCACTCCAACCTGATCATGACGGCGGGCGGCGGTGCGTTCGGTCACGTCGACGGCGGCGCGGCCGGTGCCAAGTCGCTGCGTCAGGCCGAACAGTGCTGGAAGCAGGGCGCCGATCCGGTCGAGTTCGCCAAGGATCACCGCGAATTCGCCCGCGCGTTCGAGAGCTTCCCGCAGGACGCCGACAAGCTGTATCCGAACTGGCGCGCCAAGCTGAAGCCGCAGGCGGCGTAA
- the fba gene encoding class II fructose-bisphosphate aldolase (catalyzes the reversible aldol condensation of dihydroxyacetonephosphate and glyceraldehyde 3-phosphate in the Calvin cycle, glycolysis, and/or gluconeogenesis) — protein MARITLRQLLDHAAEHGYGVPAFNINNMEQGLAIMEAAALVDAPVIIQASRGARSYANDIMLAKMIDALAEMYPDIPLCMHQDHGNDEATCATAIRYGFTSVMMDGSLKADAKTAADYQYNVDITRRVVDMAHWVGASVEGELGVLGSLEHGGGEQEDGHGVEGKVSREQLLTDPDQAVEFVRATKVDALAIAMGTSHGAYKFSRKPDGDVLAMKVVEEIHRRLPNTHLVMHGSSSVPQDLQDIFNEFGGAMPQTFGVPVEEIVRGIKHGVRKVNIDTDCRLAMTGVFRKVATQNKAEFDPRKFLKPAMDAMRDICKLRFEQFGTAGNASKIKVVPMAEMAKRYKSGALDPQIGQVARAAE, from the coding sequence ATGGCGCGCATCACTCTGAGGCAATTGCTGGATCACGCCGCCGAGCACGGCTACGGCGTGCCCGCGTTCAACATCAACAACATGGAGCAGGGCCTCGCGATCATGGAGGCGGCGGCGCTGGTCGACGCGCCGGTGATCATCCAGGCGTCGCGCGGCGCCCGCTCCTACGCCAACGACATCATGCTGGCGAAGATGATCGACGCGCTGGCCGAAATGTATCCGGACATCCCGCTGTGTATGCATCAGGACCACGGCAACGACGAAGCCACCTGCGCCACCGCGATCCGCTACGGCTTCACCTCGGTGATGATGGACGGCTCGCTCAAGGCCGACGCCAAGACCGCCGCCGATTATCAGTACAACGTCGACATCACCCGCCGCGTCGTCGACATGGCGCATTGGGTCGGCGCCTCGGTGGAAGGTGAGCTCGGCGTGCTCGGCTCGCTGGAGCACGGCGGCGGCGAGCAGGAAGACGGCCACGGCGTCGAGGGCAAGGTCAGCCGCGAACAGCTGCTGACCGATCCGGATCAGGCGGTCGAGTTCGTGCGCGCCACCAAGGTCGACGCGCTGGCGATCGCGATGGGCACCTCGCACGGCGCCTACAAGTTCAGCCGCAAGCCCGACGGCGACGTGCTGGCTATGAAGGTGGTCGAAGAGATCCACCGCCGCCTGCCGAATACCCACCTCGTGATGCACGGCTCGTCGTCGGTGCCGCAGGATCTGCAGGACATCTTCAACGAGTTCGGCGGCGCGATGCCGCAGACCTTCGGCGTGCCGGTCGAGGAAATCGTGCGTGGCATCAAGCACGGCGTCCGCAAGGTCAATATCGACACCGACTGCCGTCTGGCGATGACCGGCGTGTTCCGGAAAGTCGCCACCCAGAACAAGGCGGAGTTCGATCCGCGCAAGTTCCTGAAGCCCGCGATGGATGCGATGCGCGACATCTGCAAGCTGCGCTTCGAGCAATTCGGCACCGCCGGCAATGCCTCGAAGATCAAGGTCGTGCCGATGGCGGAGATGGCCAAGCGCTACAAGTCCGGCGCGCTCGATCCGCAGATCGGCCAGGTCGCCCGCGCCGCGGAGTAA
- the tkt gene encoding transketolase, with the protein MNVPARDIHDKVTHRDMANAIRFLAIDGVEKAKSGHPGMPMGMADVATVLFTRFLKFDPADPAWADRDRFVLSAGHGSMLLYALLHLTGYPEVTIDQLKSFRQWGSKTPGHPEYGHTQGVETTTGPLGQGLATSVGMALAERMMNARYGDALVDHHTYVIAGDGCLMEGVSHEAISLAGHLKLNKLIVLWDDNHISIDGDTSLSCSDDQLARFAASGWATTRVDGHDPEAVAAAIEQAKNSDRPSLIACRTTIGFGSPKVAGTEKAHGAPLGAEEVEKTRAALNWPYPPFEIPEGILARWRESGGRGKAAHEAWNQRLAAADAATRTGFTDALAGKLSADYEGALQGLIAKFDADKPTIATRQASQLTIDAIVPASPNILGGSADLTHSNLTHAKGTASVKPGAFGGSYLHYGIREFGMAAAMNGIALHGGFVPFGGTFLVFADYSRPAIRLAALMGVRVIHVMTHDSIGLGEDGPTHQPVEHVASLRAIPNVLVFRPADAIETAQAWDCALKQTSRPSVLALSRQGLPPLPRPNGVSGNPVARGAYVVVDPGQRDVTLIATGSEVSLALDAACKLEAAGIKAAVVSAPCFELFAEQDDAYRASVLGTAPRVGIEAARDTDWHRWIGDTGAFVGMTGFGASAPAPILYQKFGITAEAVVDAAKGAIARGKH; encoded by the coding sequence TTGAACGTTCCCGCACGCGACATCCACGACAAGGTCACGCATCGCGACATGGCGAATGCGATCCGCTTTCTCGCTATCGACGGTGTCGAGAAGGCGAAGTCCGGCCACCCGGGCATGCCGATGGGCATGGCCGACGTAGCCACCGTGCTGTTCACCCGCTTCCTGAAGTTCGATCCGGCCGATCCGGCCTGGGCCGACCGCGACCGGTTCGTGCTGTCGGCCGGCCACGGCTCGATGCTGCTGTACGCGCTGCTGCATCTGACCGGCTATCCGGAAGTGACGATCGATCAGCTGAAGTCGTTCCGGCAGTGGGGTTCGAAGACCCCGGGCCATCCGGAATACGGCCACACCCAGGGCGTCGAGACCACCACCGGCCCGCTCGGTCAGGGGCTTGCGACCTCGGTCGGCATGGCGCTTGCCGAACGCATGATGAATGCGCGCTACGGCGACGCACTGGTCGATCACCACACCTACGTCATCGCCGGCGACGGCTGTCTGATGGAAGGCGTCAGCCACGAGGCGATCTCGCTGGCCGGCCACCTCAAGCTCAACAAGCTGATCGTGCTGTGGGACGACAACCACATCTCGATCGACGGCGACACCTCGCTGTCGTGCTCGGACGATCAGCTCGCGCGCTTCGCCGCGTCCGGCTGGGCCACCACCCGCGTCGACGGTCATGATCCGGAAGCGGTCGCGGCGGCGATCGAGCAGGCCAAGAACAGCGACCGTCCGTCGCTGATCGCCTGCCGTACCACGATCGGCTTCGGCTCGCCGAAGGTCGCCGGCACCGAGAAGGCGCATGGTGCACCGCTCGGCGCCGAGGAGGTCGAGAAGACCCGCGCTGCGCTGAACTGGCCGTATCCGCCGTTCGAGATTCCGGAAGGGATCCTGGCTCGCTGGCGGGAATCCGGCGGCCGCGGCAAGGCGGCGCACGAGGCCTGGAATCAGCGGCTGGCGGCGGCCGATGCTGCGACCCGCACCGGCTTCACCGATGCGCTCGCCGGAAAGCTGTCGGCGGACTACGAAGGCGCGCTGCAGGGCCTGATCGCCAAGTTCGACGCCGACAAGCCGACCATCGCCACCCGTCAGGCGTCGCAGCTCACCATCGACGCCATCGTGCCGGCGTCGCCGAACATCCTCGGCGGCTCGGCCGACCTGACGCACTCCAACCTGACGCATGCCAAGGGCACCGCGTCGGTCAAGCCGGGCGCGTTCGGCGGGTCCTACCTGCACTACGGCATCCGCGAATTCGGCATGGCGGCGGCGATGAACGGCATCGCGCTGCACGGCGGCTTCGTGCCGTTCGGCGGCACCTTCCTGGTGTTCGCCGACTACAGCCGTCCGGCGATCCGCCTTGCGGCGCTGATGGGCGTGCGCGTCATCCACGTGATGACCCACGACTCGATCGGCCTCGGCGAAGACGGTCCGACCCATCAGCCGGTCGAGCACGTCGCCTCGCTCCGCGCGATCCCGAACGTCCTGGTGTTCCGCCCGGCCGACGCGATCGAAACCGCGCAGGCCTGGGACTGCGCGCTGAAGCAGACCTCGCGTCCGTCGGTGCTGGCGTTGTCGCGTCAGGGCCTGCCGCCGCTGCCGCGGCCGAACGGCGTCTCCGGCAACCCGGTGGCGCGCGGCGCTTACGTCGTGGTCGATCCGGGCCAGCGTGACGTCACCCTGATCGCCACCGGCTCGGAAGTGTCGCTGGCGCTGGATGCGGCCTGCAAGCTGGAAGCCGCAGGCATCAAGGCGGCGGTGGTGTCGGCCCCGTGCTTCGAACTGTTCGCCGAACAGGACGACGCCTACCGCGCCAGCGTGCTCGGCACCGCGCCGCGTGTCGGCATCGAAGCGGCGCGCGACACCGATTGGCACCGCTGGATCGGCGATACCGGCGCGTTCGTCGGCATGACCGGGTTCGGTGCCTCGGCGCCGGCGCCGATCCTGTACCAGAAGTTCGGCATCACCGCGGAAGCGGTGGTGGACGCCGCCAAGGGCGCGATCGCCCGCGGTAAGCACTGA
- a CDS encoding phosphoribulokinase encodes MSRKHPIISITGSSGAGTTSVKKTFEQIFRRENVNAAFIEGDAFHRYNRVDMRNKMAEEAERGNRHFSHFSPETNLFEELEQTFRSYAETGIGRTRHYVHDDEEAALHGVPPGNFTQWQDLPANSDLLFYEGLHGAVITEKVNVAQHADLKIGVVPVINLEWIQKLHRDRAARGYSTEAVTDTILRRMPDYVHYIVPQFAETDINFQRVPTVDTSNPFIARWIPTADESMVVIRFKNPRGIDFAYLLSMIQGSFMSRANSIVIHGAKLDLAMQLILTPLIMQLIDRKRSMK; translated from the coding sequence ATGTCCCGTAAGCATCCGATCATCTCCATCACCGGCTCCTCCGGCGCCGGCACCACCTCCGTGAAGAAGACGTTCGAGCAGATCTTCCGCCGCGAGAACGTCAACGCCGCGTTCATCGAGGGCGACGCGTTCCACCGCTACAATCGCGTCGACATGCGCAACAAGATGGCGGAGGAAGCCGAGCGCGGTAATCGCCACTTCAGCCATTTCAGCCCTGAGACCAACCTGTTCGAGGAGCTGGAGCAGACCTTCCGGAGCTACGCCGAGACCGGCATCGGTCGCACCCGTCACTACGTCCACGACGACGAGGAAGCCGCGCTGCACGGCGTACCGCCCGGCAACTTCACCCAGTGGCAGGATCTGCCGGCGAATTCGGATCTGCTGTTCTACGAAGGTCTGCACGGCGCGGTGATCACCGAGAAGGTCAACGTCGCGCAGCACGCCGACCTCAAGATCGGCGTCGTGCCGGTGATCAACCTCGAATGGATTCAGAAGCTGCATCGCGACCGTGCGGCGCGCGGCTATTCGACCGAGGCGGTGACCGACACCATCCTGCGCCGGATGCCGGACTACGTGCACTACATCGTGCCGCAGTTCGCCGAGACCGACATCAACTTCCAGCGGGTGCCGACCGTCGACACCTCGAACCCGTTCATCGCGCGCTGGATTCCCACCGCCGATGAATCGATGGTGGTGATCCGCTTCAAGAACCCGCGCGGCATCGACTTTGCGTATCTGCTGTCGATGATCCAAGGCAGCTTCATGTCGCGCGCCAACTCGATCGTGATCCACGGCGCCAAGCTCGACCTGGCGATGCAGCTCATCCTGACGCCGTTGATCATGCAGCTGATCGACCGCAAACGAAGCATGAAGTAA
- a CDS encoding class 1 fructose-bisphosphatase: protein MDQGQTLSVLLDSYAVDPQKKAVAAAVGAIAAGSIEISELIGQGALAGITGAAHGGSNADGDVQKDLDVKAEQIIVKSLKDVPYAALASEESDTLLDGDPNAPISIAYDPLDGSSNIDTNMTVGTIFSIIPNQPGVKPFTAAGSCQIAAGFVVYGPQTSLVLTLGDGVNIFTLDRKAKVYRLIRERVKVPADTAEYAVNASNHRHWEQPIRDFVDECIAGADGPRAKDFNMRWIGSLVAEVYRILTRGGVFLYPGDNRPGYGNGRLRLLYETHPMSFVMEQAGGAASTGRERVLDLTAKTIHQRSPLIMGSIDKVKRIELLHTDPSAASRSAPLFARRGLFRV, encoded by the coding sequence ATGGATCAGGGCCAAACGCTCTCAGTTCTTTTGGATTCGTATGCGGTCGATCCGCAGAAAAAAGCTGTCGCCGCCGCGGTCGGCGCGATCGCCGCGGGATCGATCGAAATCTCTGAACTGATCGGGCAGGGGGCTCTCGCCGGCATCACCGGCGCCGCGCACGGTGGCAGCAATGCCGATGGCGACGTGCAGAAGGATCTCGACGTCAAGGCCGAGCAGATCATCGTCAAGTCGCTGAAGGATGTGCCCTACGCCGCGCTGGCGTCGGAAGAATCCGACACCCTGCTCGACGGCGATCCGAACGCGCCGATTTCGATCGCCTACGATCCGCTCGACGGCTCGTCCAACATCGACACCAACATGACGGTGGGGACGATCTTCTCGATCATCCCGAACCAGCCGGGCGTGAAGCCGTTCACTGCGGCCGGCTCCTGCCAGATCGCGGCGGGCTTCGTGGTGTATGGGCCGCAGACCTCGCTGGTGCTGACGCTCGGTGACGGCGTCAACATCTTCACGCTCGACCGCAAGGCCAAGGTTTACCGGCTGATCCGCGAGCGCGTGAAGGTGCCGGCCGACACCGCCGAATATGCCGTCAACGCCTCCAACCATCGCCATTGGGAGCAACCGATCCGCGACTTCGTCGACGAGTGCATCGCCGGCGCCGACGGCCCGCGCGCCAAGGATTTCAATATGCGCTGGATCGGCTCGCTGGTGGCCGAGGTGTATCGGATCCTCACCCGTGGCGGCGTGTTCCTGTACCCCGGCGACAACCGCCCGGGCTACGGCAACGGCCGGCTGCGGCTGCTCTACGAAACCCATCCGATGTCGTTCGTGATGGAGCAGGCCGGTGGCGCCGCTTCGACCGGGCGCGAGCGGGTGCTCGATCTCACCGCCAAGACGATCCACCAGCGGTCGCCGCTGATCATGGGGTCGATCGACAAGGTCAAGCGCATCGAACTGCTGCACACCGATCCGAGTGCGGCCTCGCGTTCGGCGCCGCTGTTCGCCCGCCGCGGCCTGTTCCGCGTCTGA
- a CDS encoding alpha/beta hydrolase, with product MSEAVMAGAEAFAFDGGKTGVLLVHGFTGSPQSMRYLGERLGERGYSIIGPRLPGHGVSPAAMAKTTANDWVDCAEDALLELSAKCDKTFVAGLSMGGTLSLYLAASHPDKVAGVIPINAAVQIDSPDLAGLAYARGLPEFVPGIGSDMVDTTTKELAYDQVPVTCVKQVMGLAATARALLPRIKCPTLVINSRVDHVLSPANATVIANHVGSSRIETLWLDNSYHVATIDNDKDLIASAIDSFVTRNL from the coding sequence ATGAGCGAAGCGGTGATGGCCGGCGCGGAGGCGTTCGCGTTCGACGGCGGCAAAACGGGCGTGCTGCTGGTGCATGGATTTACCGGCAGCCCACAGAGCATGCGCTATCTCGGAGAACGGCTCGGCGAGCGCGGCTATTCCATTATCGGCCCGCGGCTGCCCGGACACGGCGTCTCGCCGGCCGCAATGGCCAAGACTACCGCCAACGACTGGGTCGACTGCGCCGAGGACGCGCTGCTGGAGCTGTCGGCCAAATGCGACAAGACCTTCGTGGCCGGACTGTCGATGGGCGGCACGCTGTCGCTGTATCTGGCCGCCTCGCATCCGGACAAGGTCGCAGGCGTGATCCCGATCAACGCTGCTGTTCAGATCGACTCGCCCGATCTCGCCGGGCTGGCTTACGCCCGCGGCCTGCCGGAATTCGTCCCCGGCATCGGCTCTGACATGGTCGACACCACCACCAAGGAGCTGGCCTACGACCAAGTGCCGGTGACCTGCGTCAAGCAGGTGATGGGGCTGGCCGCCACCGCCCGCGCGCTGCTGCCGAGGATCAAATGCCCGACCTTGGTGATCAACTCGCGCGTCGACCACGTGCTGTCGCCGGCCAATGCGACCGTGATCGCCAACCACGTCGGCTCCAGCCGGATCGAAACGCTGTGGCTGGACAATTCCTACCACGTCGCCACGATCGACAACGACAAGGACCTGATCGCTTCTGCGATCGACAGTTTCGTGACGCGGAACCTGTGA
- a CDS encoding IclR family transcriptional regulator — protein sequence MDKAFIKGLRLLETLALSDQPRGVTDLANELKFTKSNVHRLLATLQSQGYVRQIPPHSTYELTTKLWELGHHVIQRMDLVRVARPAMTRLAEITGETVHLSVLDGTEVLYVDKIESAHHIRAHTSVGMRAPAFTVATGKAMLAQMPDDYLEILRPHLKRYTDSTRTTLEELREDIRTIRSQGYASVLHGEWREGIAACACAIIGRSGELIGAIGMSGPDIRVKRKQIKEYSVHVMEAARTIGMALGHGGVK from the coding sequence ATGGACAAAGCCTTCATCAAGGGACTTCGACTGCTCGAGACCCTTGCGCTCAGCGATCAACCGCGCGGGGTCACGGACCTCGCCAACGAGCTGAAGTTCACCAAGAGCAACGTGCACCGGCTGCTGGCGACGTTGCAGTCACAGGGCTACGTCCGCCAGATTCCGCCGCACAGCACCTATGAGCTGACCACCAAGCTGTGGGAGCTTGGCCATCACGTCATCCAGCGCATGGATCTGGTTCGGGTCGCGCGGCCGGCGATGACCAGGCTGGCCGAGATCACCGGCGAGACCGTCCACCTGTCGGTGCTCGACGGCACCGAAGTTCTGTATGTCGACAAGATCGAAAGCGCCCATCACATCCGCGCCCACACCAGCGTCGGTATGCGCGCGCCGGCGTTCACGGTCGCGACCGGCAAGGCGATGCTGGCGCAGATGCCCGACGATTATCTGGAAATCCTTCGCCCGCACCTGAAGCGCTATACGGATTCGACCCGCACCACGCTCGAGGAGCTGCGCGAAGACATCCGCACCATCCGGTCGCAGGGCTATGCGTCAGTGCTGCACGGCGAGTGGCGCGAAGGCATCGCCGCCTGCGCCTGCGCGATCATCGGCCGTTCCGGCGAATTGATCGGCGCAATCGGGATGTCCGGCCCGGACATCCGCGTCAAGCGCAAGCAGATCAAGGAATACTCCGTCCACGTCATGGAAGCCGCCCGCACCATTGGTATGGCGCTCGGCCATGGCGGTGTGAAGTAA
- a CDS encoding extracellular solute-binding protein — protein MLGLKRFRLPALASAAFIALGAGTAAAQSNVVIMQDPGGGYGDALRKVMYDPFEKETGIKVVTVQEARSGPRIKAQAEAGKAQWDLTFIFDQETKLLGDCCLADIDYSKLSESAHKTLAAMPDNLKRKKGVALQVIGVGLVYNKDKFKGDKAPQTWADFWDVKKFPGRRCMPAWPRFTFEAALMADGVTKDKLYPIDMDRALKKLKEIKPHVVKWWTTAAQPPQLILDGEADMCLAYTGSMSKLALEGAPIDLTFNQGFVYYDFFSIPKGAPNYDNALKLLSWRLDPKRAAQLTSTFPVALPSKVVFDAATDKNIARYWANNPENVAKAIEWSPDFWGAPSPAGNSTNEEYGQEKLNAMLAQ, from the coding sequence ATGTTGGGACTGAAACGCTTCAGACTGCCGGCCTTGGCTTCGGCGGCATTCATCGCACTGGGGGCGGGGACCGCCGCAGCCCAGAGCAATGTCGTGATCATGCAGGATCCGGGCGGCGGCTACGGCGATGCGCTGCGCAAGGTGATGTACGACCCGTTCGAGAAGGAAACCGGCATCAAGGTCGTCACCGTGCAGGAAGCCCGCAGCGGTCCGCGCATCAAGGCGCAGGCCGAAGCCGGCAAGGCGCAGTGGGACCTGACCTTCATCTTTGACCAGGAAACCAAGCTGCTTGGCGATTGCTGCCTGGCCGACATCGACTATTCGAAGCTGTCGGAGTCCGCGCACAAGACCCTGGCGGCGATGCCGGACAATCTGAAGCGCAAGAAGGGCGTCGCGCTGCAAGTGATCGGCGTCGGCCTCGTCTACAACAAGGACAAGTTCAAGGGCGACAAGGCCCCGCAGACTTGGGCCGATTTCTGGGACGTGAAGAAGTTCCCGGGACGCCGTTGCATGCCGGCGTGGCCGCGCTTCACCTTCGAAGCGGCGCTGATGGCCGACGGCGTCACCAAGGACAAGCTGTATCCGATCGACATGGATCGGGCGCTCAAGAAGCTCAAGGAGATCAAGCCGCACGTGGTGAAGTGGTGGACCACCGCCGCGCAGCCGCCGCAGCTCATTCTCGATGGTGAAGCCGACATGTGCCTGGCTTATACCGGTTCGATGAGCAAGCTGGCGCTGGAAGGCGCGCCGATCGACCTCACCTTCAACCAGGGCTTCGTCTATTACGACTTTTTCTCGATTCCAAAAGGCGCGCCGAACTACGACAATGCCCTGAAGCTGCTGTCTTGGCGTCTTGATCCGAAGCGCGCCGCGCAACTGACATCCACCTTCCCGGTGGCGCTGCCGTCGAAGGTCGTGTTCGACGCGGCGACGGATAAGAATATCGCGCGGTACTGGGCAAACAATCCCGAGAACGTCGCCAAGGCGATCGAGTGGAGCCCGGACTTCTGGGGTGCTCCGTCGCCGGCGGGGAATTCCACCAATGAAGAATACGGACAAGAAAAGCTGAACGCGATGCTGGCCCAGTAA